The sequence GGCCTTCACCAGCAGCGGCCCGGCGTTCAGGAACGTCTGCTCGGCGAGCATGATCACCAGCACGGCGGCCGCGAAGCCCCCGCCGTGGGCGAGCGTGAACTCGGTCTCCTTCGCCGGCTCGGCCTGCACGGCGGCGTCGAGCTCCCGCGCCGGCGCCTCGGGTTCGGGCCGCGCCGCCGCCGGGGCCGTCCGCAGCCGCCGGCCGATGGCCCACGGCACCACCGTCAGCGAGACGATCGGCGCAGCCGCCATGCCCAGCGCCACCACGTCCTGGCCGCTGGCGATGCCCACCACCACCGCCACCGCGAACAGGCAGCGCGAGCTGGCCTCGAGCAGCACCAGGCCGCCGTAGAGCCCGAAGCGGTGGTGCCCGGCCAGGAAGCCACGGGCGAAGTAGCTCGCGGCGTAGGCGAGCACGGTGACGATGAGGACCCAGTAGAGCGTGGTGGCGCCGTCGAAGAGCCCGTCCTCCAGCGGCCCGCGGAACACGAGCGCGAGGACCGCGAACAGGATCCCGAGCCCCACCTGGATCGTGGACGCCACGCGCAGGTGCTCGCTGCCGGTCACACCGCGCGCGTCGCGGTCGGCGATCGTGCGCGACAGCAGCTGCTCGACCGGGCGGTAGAGCACCGACACGACGATGAACACGGCCGACCACAGCAGCGAGATGCCGCCGTAGTCGTCCTCGCTCAGCGCGTGCGACGCGAGCGAGAAGTACGTGTAGGTGACGAGCCCGGTGACGCCGATGCCCACCGAGAGCACGGCCGCGCCGCGGCCGTAGGAGCGGGAGCTTTCCGGCGCCGTCACCGCGAAGGTCCAGGTGCGAGAACCAAGCCTGGCGAGGAAGCAGGGAGCGACGCTTGCGTTAGCAGGCGAGCGACCGATGACGCGGCCAGGCGCAGGTTCGCAGCCTCCTAGACCCGGACAAGCAACATCGTCCACGGGAAGGGAGACCGGATCTCCTCCACGGTCCCGTGGCGCGAGAGCAGCTCGATGAAGCTGCGCTTGGACCAGTGGTTGATGTGTCCCGGCGTGTTGCCGAGGTCCGACCAGTACGCGCCGCGCGCCATGTTCACCATCCGCCAGACGGGCTCGCGCGGCACCGACACCAGCAGCCAGCGGCGAGCGACCCGTGCCATCTCGGCCACCGTGGCCTCGGGGTCGGGCACGTGCTCGAGCACCTCGACGGCGGCCGCCATGTCGAACTCGCGGTCGCCGAAGGAGAGCGCGGTGGCCTCCTCCGCCCGGTACTCGAGGTTCGGGCGGGCGCGCCTGGCCCACTCGGCCTCGAGCTTGGGGTCCTCGAGGTCGATGCCCACGATGCGCCCCTCGCCCAGCCGCTGCGCCCACTCGCTGGTGAGCACGCCCTCGCCGCAGCCCACGTCGAGCACGGTCTCGGCCGAGGCCTTTGCCCAGAGCTCGTCGAGGGAGGAGTGGAAGCCGCTCATGAGCCGCCGCACGACCGGGTTCTTCGAGCCGTACTTGTCGAAGGTGTTGCCGGTGGGCACGGCCTCGGGAGAGCTGGGCTGGGCGCTCACAGGCCTGCCTTCACGGCCTCGCGGTCGTCCGGCTGCTTGCCGGTGGCCGGGCCCGCTTCGGCGCCGGTGGTGGCGTCGTGGCCGGTGGGCGCGCGCCCCGGCTCGTAGTGGGACGGCTCCACGCCGAGCTGCAGCTCCACCCGCCGCACGCGTTCGAGTGTGCGCTGCTGGAGGATGCGCAGGCCGGCGATGAGGTCTCCCACAACGCCGAGCGCGGCCAGCTGCACCGCCACCACGAACAGCGCCGACCCGAGGATGAGCGACTGGATGTTCCCCGAGCCCTCGCCCTGCAGGTAGAAGTACGCGAAGCGCCCCCAGATCACGACCGCCGCGGCGGCCACCACGGCCGCCGCCACCATGAACACGCGCAGCGGCTCGTAGAGCGTGAACACGCGCGAGATGGCCACCGCGTTGCGGCGGATGTATGCCCACATCGACGGGAACAGGCGCGACTCGCGCGTCTTGGGGTTGGTGCGGATCGGCGTGTGGTCGACCGCGATCAGCATCTTGCCCGCCTGGATGATCGTCTCGAGCGTGTAGGTGTACTTCGACACCACCTGCACCTGGAGCGCGGCCTCGCGGTTGTAGGCGCGGAACCCGGAGGTGGTGTCGGGGACGTTGGTGCCCGAGGCCCGCCGCACCACGGCGCTGCCGAGGTGCTGGAGGCGCACCTTGAGGGGGGAGAAGTGCTCGATGGTGTGCACCTCGCGGTCGCCGATCACGAGGTCGGCGTCGCCGCGCAGGATCGGCGCGACGAGCTTGCCGATGTCGGCGCCCATGTACTGGTTGTCGGCGTCCGTGTTCACCACGATGTCGGCCCCGAGCTTGAGCGCGGCGTCGAGACCGGCCTGGAAGGCGCTGGCGAGGCCCTTGTTGTTGGTGAGCCGCACGATGTGATCGACCCCGTTCTCCCGCGCCACCTCGATCGTGCGGTCGGCCGAGCCGTCATCGATCACGAGCCACTCGATCGAGTCCAGGCCGGGCAGCTCACGGGGGAGGTCGGCCAGCGTTCCGGGCAGCTGGTCCTCCTCGTTGAAGCACGGAATCTGGATGATGAGCTTCATGCGGGCCGCACGGAGGCTAGCGTGACGGCAGGCTAGCCTGTCGCCCTCTCGTGGACGCCCTCGCCACCCGCCGCAACGCCTGGCGTCTCGCCGGAGCCGCGGCCCTGCTCGCGCTGGGCGTCTTCTTCGTGCGGCCCACCTATCCGAACTACGACACGTACTACACGTTGATCTGGGGCGACGAGCTCTCGCGCGGGCAGCTTCCCGACTACGACGTCTTCCGCACCCCCACGCCGCACCCGCTCTCCACCCTGTTCGCGGCGGGCGCGTCCTTCCTCGGCGGGGCGGCCGACCGCTTCATGGTGCTGGTCACGATGGGCAGCTTCGTCGCCCTGGTCGGGCTGCTGTTCCGCTTCACCCAGGTGCTGCTGGGCACGCTGGTGGCGCTCGTGGCCGTAGGAGTCCTGCTGACCCGGGCCGACCTCGAGTTCTACGCCCTGCGCGGCGTGGTCGACGTGCCCTTCCTCGCGCTCGTGTTCGGCGCCGCCGTGCTGGAGCTGCAGCGCCCGCGCCGCGGCGGGCCCGTGCTGCTCCTGCTCGGCCTCGCCGGTCTGCTGCGGCCGGAGGCGTGGGTACTGGCCGGCGCCTACGCGCTCTGGCTGACGTGGGCGGCGCCGCGGGAGCAGCGCGTGCGCACGCTGATCCGCTACGGGGCCATGGCGGCGATCGCGCCGCTGCTGTGGCTGCTGGCCGACTGGGCCGTGACCGGCGAGCCGCTCTACTCGCTCACCTCCACGCGGGACGTGGCGGGCGAGTTCGGGCGACAGCGCGGCGTGATCGAGTCCATCGGGCTGATCCCCGAGTACGTGGGGGCCAACGAGAAGATCGTCAACGTGGCGGCCGGCGGGCTCGGCCTGCTGCTGGCCGTCTGGCTCCTGCGCGGGCGCGCCCTGCTCGCGATCGCGCTGGGGGCGGTGGGCGTGGTCACGTTCCTCGCGATCTCGGTGGCCGGGCTGTCGGTGATCCCGCGCTACCTCGTCATCCCCTCGCTGCTGCTCAACCTCTGCGTGGCGGTTGCGCTGGCCGGCTGGACGCTGGTCAAGGAGCCGCGCGCGCGGCGGGTGGCGCTCGGCATCGGCGTGCTGGCGGTGGCGCTCGTGGTGTTCCGGGCGCCGTCCTATGTCAACGACTTCCGCAAGCTCAACGGCCAGACCACCTTCGTGGAGTCCCAGCATCAGGACCTCAAGCGCGTCCTGGACGACTCGCGCGTGGCGCCCCTTCTCGACTCCTGCCGCCCGATCACCACGCCCACGCACTCCGCCATCCCCGTCATCCGCTTCGAGACCGGCCTTCCCAACGAGGCCCTCGAGCCCTCCATCGCCCAGAAGCGCCCGCCGTCCCGCGGCCTCCTGTTCGTGGGTGAGACCTTCAACTTCGAGCCCGCCGCCGCCCGCTCCACCACCGGCGTCAGCGAGCGCTCGGCCGCGCAGTGGTGGTCCAACTACCCGCTCTCGTCCTTCGACCTGATCGCCCACACGCCGCGCTGGCGGGTGTACGCCAACTGCTGATGTTCCGGCCACCGAGGTCGATTGGGGTTGCATACGGCCCCCGATCGACCACGGTGCCCCGCTAGGATCCTCCGCCGATGGCCCGCGACCGCACAGAGCCCATGCGCTGCCCCAACTGCGAGAGCCGCCTGGTCGAGCTCGAGCGCAGCGACGTCCTGATCGACGCCTGCCCCGAGTGCCGCGGCGTCTGGCTCGACCGTGGCGAGCTGGACCGCATACTCGACCGCGAGCGCCGCGCCGCCAGCGGCGTCCGCGACGACGACGACGACTTCTTCGAGGAGATGGGCGGCCAGAGGCAGCAGCCGCAGGCGCCGCGCCAGCACCACCGCGAGCCGCACGACGACCCGCGCCACTACAAGAAGCGCAAGAAGCGCTCCATGCTCGAAGACCTGTTCGACTTCGACTGAGCCGGTTACGGCATCGGCCTGGGAGGGGCGACGAAGTGTCCTGGATCAGTGGTCGTGTGGACCACTGATCCAGGACAGTTGCGCAACGTACAGCTCGGCCGCGGGTTTCGCCGGCATCGGATGCCGAGCGACTTTGAGCGGTTCGGCGTGAACGATCCCCGGCGGCACCGTCGCCTGGACTCAGGCGTCGAGCCCATACAGCGGGGGTGAGCGCTACGAGGTCCGCGCCTGGTCGTCCGCCGGGGAGCCCGCGGTCCTGGACTCCATCACCAGCCCGGATCTCGACTCCTGGGCGCTCCACGGTGAGACCCTCGGGCGAGCCCCGCGCGGCCGGGCTCCGCGACTACGCCGGCTCGCAGTCCGACAGCCGGTGGATGTCCACCACCGGCCCGGGCCGCTCGTAGGCGCGGGGGTAGTAGTTGAAGGACCAGTCGAAGTTGAACTCCACCGGGTCGGCGCTCGCGTAGAAGGGCGAGATCGTCACCGTCTCGCTCGACTCGCGGGCCAGCCGCGCGTAGTAGGCCTCGGCGTTGTCCAGGCCCTCCTTCAGGCCGCGCTGCTTCTGGTGGCTGCCGGTGACCACCCAGCAGTAGCCGTCGCGGCGGTACTCGTCGATCAGGTCCACCGAGATCCGCTTCTCGTATGCCTGGAACGGGCGCTCGATCAGGTAGCGGTCGAACAGCGGCTCGCCCGCCGGCCCCCCGCGCCCGAGGAAGCCGTCGGGGATGAACGGCTCCACCACCACGCGCGAGCCGAGCGGCACGTTGCGCTCGAGCCAGTCGCGGGCAAGCACGCGCGTGTCGGTGCGGCCGAGCGTGGCGTCCACGCGGGTGCTCGACGCCACGCCCTGCAGCACGAGCGCCACCCCGGCGGCCGCCAGCAGCCAGCCGCGCCGCCGGCTCACCACCATGCGCCCGGCGCTGCCGAGGTCCCGTTCCGCCCGCGCGGAGCCCAAGCGGGCGGCCACGGCGTCCACCGCCCGCACGGCGGCATAGGAGGCCAGGATCGCCAGCGCCGGATAGGCCGGCAGCAGCCAGCGGCCGAAGAAGCGCCCCTGCGCGCCGAGGAACAGGAACAGGAACACCGGGAAGGCCAGCAGCAGCAGGCCCTTGCGCCGGTCGTCGCGGAACGCGAGCACGCCGCCGGCGGCCGCCGCGAGGGCCGGCACCCAGCCGAAGCCCCAGGTCAGCGTCCACAGGTAGTAGAGCCAGCCGGGCACGTCGTCCTGGCCGAGCTTGGCATTGGACGCCTGGCCCGACTGCCCGCCGATCTGCGAGCGGAACGTGCCCGCGTCCACGAGCGCGAACGGGTTGAGGAGGAAGAAGACGGCACAGAACACCGCGCCCGCGCCGGCCAGGCCGATGACCGCCTCGCGCACCGTGAAGCGCTTGTCGAGCAGCCGGATCAACACCGCCACGCCGAGCACGACCAGCATCGCGCCGGCGGTGTACTTCGTGGCGGTGGCCGCGCCGATCCCGGCCCCCGCGATCACCCAGTCCAGCGGCCGCCCGCGCTCGTACACCAGCAGGCAGCCCACGAGCCCGACCGTCAGGGGCGCCAGCGTGACCACGTCGTTGAGCGCGTGCTTGGAGTAGAAGACCGGCAGGAACGTGAACGCCAGCAGCGCCGCCGCGAGCAGCCCCACCCGGCGGCCGTAGAAGCGCGACCCCGCCCAGTAGACGAGCCCGGCCACCAGCGTGCCGATCAGCGCCACCGCCACCCGCGCGAGCACGTACGCCGCCTCCGGGTCGCCGGCGAAGTCGCGCACGAAGCTCGACTCGCCGAACGGGAAGCCCACGCCGAAGCGCAGCTTGAACAGCGCGTAGAAGACGTAGGTGATCGCGGGCGGGTTCTCGAAGTAGTTCGGGTTCAGCGTCCCGTTCTCGAACATCCGCACCGCGATCGAGACGAAGTGCAGCTCCTCGTCCGCGTTGAAGACGTAGGGCAGGCCGTGGGAGATGTTCCAGAGCCGCAGCGCCAGCCCGCCGGCCAGGATCCCGGCGAGCAGCCCGAGGGCCAGCCTCGGCCTCATTCGCGGGCCGCCTCGGGCGTGCCGGCGCCCTCGGGCACCGGGCCGAGCTGCTGCTCGCAGTCGTCGAGCTCGTAGATCTTCACCACGGGTCCTGGGCGCTCGAAGGCGGTCGGGTAGTAGTTGTAGGAGAGGTCGAAGTGGAAGTCGGGCGGCTCGGCGCCGTCCTCGTACGGGCTGAACTCCCGCACGAGGTCGGCCTCGCGCTCGAGCCGCTCGTAGTAGGCCAGCGCCTGCGGCACCTCGTCGTTCTCCGCGCGCCCGCGGATCACGCTCATCGTCACGACGACGCAGAAGCCGAACTCACGATAGAGGTCGATGCGCTCGGGACGGAGGGCGGCGGCGTAGTCGAGCCGCGTCTCCGCCACGTCCTCCGCGAAGCCGCGCACGAACTGCTTGCGCGAGAGCGGCGCCCGCCTGCCCGGGCGCGAGAGCCGGTACCAGCGCGCGGGCACGGCCGGCTCGACGATGGCCCGCAGCCGGCGCGGGTAGTTGAGGCGCAGGTACTCGCGCGCCAGCGCGCGGGTGTCCGTGCGGCCGAGCAGCTGCCCCGTGCGCACGTCAGCCGCCAGCGGCTGCGCCAGCACGCCGGCCACCAGCGCGCCCAGCACCGCGAGCTGCAGCCGCGGCCGGTCGCGCACCAGCTCCGACGCGCGGACGATCGCCACGGCGGCGAGCATCACCAGCACGGGATAGACCGGCAGCAGCCAGCGGCCGAAGTAGCGCGACTGCAGCGCCAGGTACACGAACAGCGCGACCGGGAAGGCCGCCAGCAGCAGCGCCCGCGCACGGTCGCGCCGGAACTCGAGCACGAGCCCGGCCAGCGCCGCGACCGCCGCCGCCCAGCCCAGCCCCCAGGTCAGGCTGTCCAGGTAGTAGAGGAAGCCGGAGTCCTGGGCCTGGCCGAGCTTCGCGAAGTCGCCCGCGGTCTCGGCCTGGGCCTCGATCTGACGCCGGGCCGTCTCGAAGTCGAGGAAGAAGAAGGGCGTCGTGACGAAGAAGGCCAGCGCGGCGCACCCCAGGGCAAGGCCGAGTCCCGCGAGCGCCGCGCGCGCGTCACGGCGCAGCCACAGCAGCCCGGCGACCGCCACGGGCAGCGCCACCAGCCCGGCCGTGTACTTGAAGCCCACGGCCAGCCCGGCCGCCGCGCCGGCCAGGGCGAACCAGCGCCGCTCGCCGGTCTCGTGCGCGCGCACCGCCCCGTAGACGGCGAACGCGACGGGCGCCAAGGTGCCCACGTCGGTCACCGCGATGCGCGAGTACACGACGGACAGGAAGGCGAACGCCAGCAGGGCGGCGGACACCACGGCCTCGCGCGCGCCCCAGAGCCGCCGCGCCACGTAGAACACGCCCGCCACCCCGAAGAGGCAGATGACCGCCGCGAGGGTGCGGGCGGCGTCGTACACCGCCGAGGGGTCCTCGCGGTACTGCTCGATCAGCGGCTCGAAGTCGCCGAACGGCCACAGCTCGCCGTACTTGAAGCGCAGCAGGCCGTGGAGCAGGTACGTGTAGGCGGACGGATTCTGGAAGTAGCCGGGGTTGGCGTCGCGGAAGATGCCGATCGCCTTGGCGGTGAAGTGCGAGCCCTCGTCGACGTTGTAGACGTAGGGGAGTCCGTAGTCGTTGTGCCAGAGGCGCAGGACGAGACCGGCCACGAGGATGAGGCCGAGCAGCACACGCGCAGGGGTGACGGCGGCGCGGAGGCGTCGCATCGCGGGGGGACACTAGCGTCGGCCGGTAAAGTTGACTGACGAGTCAACTTCGGCCCATGAGCAACCTGACCGCCACCGAGCGCGACGCTCGCCACCTCTTCCGCGCCATCGAGCTCGCGTGGGAGGGCCGCGGGCGCACCAGCCCCAATCCGCTGGTCGGGACCGTGCTGGTCAAGGACGGCCGCGTGATCGGCGAGGGCGCCCACCTCGCCGCCGGCGAGGCCCACGCGGAGCGCGCTGCGCTCGCCGTCGCCGCCGAGGACCCGCGCGGGGCCACCCTCTACGTCACGCTCGAGCCCTGCTGCCACCACGGCCGCACGCCGCCGTGCACGGACGCGATCCTCGAGGCCGGCATCGCCCGCGTCGTGGTGGCCAGCGACGATCCCACCGAGAAGGCCTCCGGGCGCGGCCTCGGCGTGCTGCGCGACGAGGGCGTGGCGGTGGACCTGCTCTCCGACGGCGACGTCGGCGCCGCCGCGCGGCTCCAGAACCAGCCCTTCCGCAAGCACGCGCGCAGCGGGCGCCCGCTCGTGGTGCTCAAGACCGCGATGACGCTCGACGGCAAGGTGGCCACGCGCACGGGCGACTCGCACTGGATCTCCGGCGAGGCCAGCCGCGCCCGCGCGCACCGCTGGC comes from Thermoleophilaceae bacterium and encodes:
- a CDS encoding class I SAM-dependent methyltransferase, with the protein product MSAQPSSPEAVPTGNTFDKYGSKNPVVRRLMSGFHSSLDELWAKASAETVLDVGCGEGVLTSEWAQRLGEGRIVGIDLEDPKLEAEWARRARPNLEYRAEEATALSFGDREFDMAAAVEVLEHVPDPEATVAEMARVARRWLLVSVPREPVWRMVNMARGAYWSDLGNTPGHINHWSKRSFIELLSRHGTVEEIRSPFPWTMLLVRV
- a CDS encoding glycosyltransferase family 2 protein — encoded protein: MKLIIQIPCFNEEDQLPGTLADLPRELPGLDSIEWLVIDDGSADRTIEVARENGVDHIVRLTNNKGLASAFQAGLDAALKLGADIVVNTDADNQYMGADIGKLVAPILRGDADLVIGDREVHTIEHFSPLKVRLQHLGSAVVRRASGTNVPDTTSGFRAYNREAALQVQVVSKYTYTLETIIQAGKMLIAVDHTPIRTNPKTRESRLFPSMWAYIRRNAVAISRVFTLYEPLRVFMVAAAVVAAAAVVIWGRFAYFYLQGEGSGNIQSLILGSALFVVAVQLAALGVVGDLIAGLRILQQRTLERVRRVELQLGVEPSHYEPGRAPTGHDATTGAEAGPATGKQPDDREAVKAGL
- a CDS encoding zf-TFIIB domain-containing protein, translated to MARDRTEPMRCPNCESRLVELERSDVLIDACPECRGVWLDRGELDRILDRERRAASGVRDDDDDFFEEMGGQRQQPQAPRQHHREPHDDPRHYKKRKKRSMLEDLFDFD
- a CDS encoding glycosyltransferase family 39 protein; translation: MRPRLALGLLAGILAGGLALRLWNISHGLPYVFNADEELHFVSIAVRMFENGTLNPNYFENPPAITYVFYALFKLRFGVGFPFGESSFVRDFAGDPEAAYVLARVAVALIGTLVAGLVYWAGSRFYGRRVGLLAAALLAFTFLPVFYSKHALNDVVTLAPLTVGLVGCLLVYERGRPLDWVIAGAGIGAATATKYTAGAMLVVLGVAVLIRLLDKRFTVREAVIGLAGAGAVFCAVFFLLNPFALVDAGTFRSQIGGQSGQASNAKLGQDDVPGWLYYLWTLTWGFGWVPALAAAAGGVLAFRDDRRKGLLLLAFPVFLFLFLGAQGRFFGRWLLPAYPALAILASYAAVRAVDAVAARLGSARAERDLGSAGRMVVSRRRGWLLAAAGVALVLQGVASSTRVDATLGRTDTRVLARDWLERNVPLGSRVVVEPFIPDGFLGRGGPAGEPLFDRYLIERPFQAYEKRISVDLIDEYRRDGYCWVVTGSHQKQRGLKEGLDNAEAYYARLARESSETVTISPFYASADPVEFNFDWSFNYYPRAYERPGPVVDIHRLSDCEPA
- a CDS encoding glycosyltransferase family 39 protein translates to MRRLRAAVTPARVLLGLILVAGLVLRLWHNDYGLPYVYNVDEGSHFTAKAIGIFRDANPGYFQNPSAYTYLLHGLLRFKYGELWPFGDFEPLIEQYREDPSAVYDAARTLAAVICLFGVAGVFYVARRLWGAREAVVSAALLAFAFLSVVYSRIAVTDVGTLAPVAFAVYGAVRAHETGERRWFALAGAAAGLAVGFKYTAGLVALPVAVAGLLWLRRDARAALAGLGLALGCAALAFFVTTPFFFLDFETARRQIEAQAETAGDFAKLGQAQDSGFLYYLDSLTWGLGWAAAVAALAGLVLEFRRDRARALLLAAFPVALFVYLALQSRYFGRWLLPVYPVLVMLAAVAIVRASELVRDRPRLQLAVLGALVAGVLAQPLAADVRTGQLLGRTDTRALAREYLRLNYPRRLRAIVEPAVPARWYRLSRPGRRAPLSRKQFVRGFAEDVAETRLDYAAALRPERIDLYREFGFCVVVTMSVIRGRAENDEVPQALAYYERLEREADLVREFSPYEDGAEPPDFHFDLSYNYYPTAFERPGPVVKIYELDDCEQQLGPVPEGAGTPEAARE
- the ribD gene encoding bifunctional diaminohydroxyphosphoribosylaminopyrimidine deaminase/5-amino-6-(5-phosphoribosylamino)uracil reductase RibD, with protein sequence MSNLTATERDARHLFRAIELAWEGRGRTSPNPLVGTVLVKDGRVIGEGAHLAAGEAHAERAALAVAAEDPRGATLYVTLEPCCHHGRTPPCTDAILEAGIARVVVASDDPTEKASGRGLGVLRDEGVAVDLLSDGDVGAAARLQNQPFRKHARSGRPLVVLKTAMTLDGKVATRTGDSHWISGEASRARAHRWRAEADAVVVGIGTALADDPQLTARVEAVHRQPRRVVFDSEARLPLTSALVRSAAETPVIVVSGVGAPRASVQGLESAGVDVISVTGQNEGARVAAALDELGRREVQSILLEGGSHLAGAFFDAQEIDEVRSFVAPIVTGGREAPPPIGGSGVEQIGAARRALHTEVERIEDDVLITARLREW